DNA from Helcococcus ovis:
AAATAGTCTCTTTAATGTTTTATTAATAATTGTATACATAAATAGGTAGGGAGGTAATATTTACGCTTTTATTAAATTATTATTCATTGATTATTCAAATACATTTGGAAATTTATGGTATATTCCTGTAATATTAGCGATTTATACTATTTTACTTATAATTTCAGTAGCTATAAAAACTTTCGTTAAATGTAGTTATTTTACCAACTTTAATTGTAATTCTGGTAGGATTTATTATACCGAATATTAATGAAATTTTTATGATTATCGGTGTTGATATTGATATTAATACTTCAATATATGAAACTAATATATTTTCAATATATATTCCATATTTTATTATTGGTTATTTTATTTTTGAAAGAAATTATGAAGTAAATAAATCTTATAAGGATGTTATAATTTTTATTTTAATTTTTATGATATCAATTTTTTATATAGCATTTTATTCAAAAAAAGAAAACCATTATGATATTATTTATTATCATTTTATTACTTTAATGAAATCTTATTATTTATTATCAAAAAATAAATTTTTTAAAAAATATCTGCTAATGATTAAGGATTAAACATAAATGACTAAAACCTAGAGGAAGTTATGAATTTTATAGAAATATTTATAAAAACAATAGAAACACAAAAAGTAAATACAGTTATTTTTTCCAGTTTATTTATTATTATGATTGGATATTATTGTAGAAAGAAGAAAATTTTTGGAGATAACTTAGCTAAAGTATTGACTAATATAATTTTATCTGTATCCTTGCCTGCTTTAGCATTTAAGTCTTTTATGGTGGATATAAATCATGAAATATTACATAAGGGAATAGGTATTTTAATTTGGAGTATTTTAGTATATGTAATTTTAATTTTATTATCTAAACTTATTTATATAAAATATGATGACAATGATTCCTTAAGAGTTTTAACTATTTTTGGAGCAACAACCACATTTGGTATTCCGATAGTAATAGCAATTTATGGCGAACAAGGAGCTTTGTATTCTTCTATTTTTAATATAGGATATAGAATTTTTTTATATTCCTATGCTTATGTAAAAATGAGTGATGTAAAAATGACGAAAAATAATTTTAAATCAATGCTCTTAAATCCTATAATTATAGCAACCTTTTTAGGGCTTTTTTTATGGGTATTTCAGGAGTATTTGCCACAAGTTAATATTTCATCAATTAATAGTATGGGAAAATCTGTAATAAAATCATTTTCTATATTAAGAGTAGATAATACTTTTCCTCAATTTTATAAAGTATTATCATATCTGTCAGGTTTAGCTTCTCCTATTGCATGGTTGGCTATAGGTGCTACCTTAGGTTCAGTAAATTTTAAGGAGGCAATATCAGATAAAAAAGTATGGTATTATACTTTTGTTAAGTTAATAATTGTTCCATTTACAAATATTATTTGTTTAATATTATTGAGATTAATAGGTATGCCTATTGACTTAGTTGGATTAGGAACTATAATAATAATGATGACTACTCCCCCGGGGACGGTTACTGTTGCATATGCAATTAGTAATGATAAGGATCCGATATTGGCTTCAAATACTGCTTTACTATCAACACTGTGGGCGGTATTAATGGTGCCGATTTGGATAATAATTGTTGAAATTCTATGGAGCACGGGAATTTTTATTTAATAAAAACTATTTTGGGGCTGTTGCAGAATAATCTATTCTGCAACAGCCCCTTTTTAATATTTTTTTAGAATTATTAAATATAAACATCAATATGGTTTCTGTATGTGCCACAGTCATATACTTTTCCTTTATATCTGAAAGGCATATCTATTATGGTGTCTTTTTACAGGTAAAAAACTTTTTTAAAAGTCATGTAAATTAAGAGTTTTGAATATTTACATGTAAAAAGCTTTTGGAAGTCATGTGTAAATGTCAATCGAAAAATGGTCCATTTAAATATAAATAATAGTAATATAATCAACTCATTCGGGGCTGTTGCAAAATAACTAAAACAGTACCTTTTTTATTTGCGTTTTTTGTAAAAATACTATACAATATATTCATTAAATAATAAAAAGGAGTATTCATGAATAATGTAAAGTTTGATATTTTGAAAATGTTATTCTTAAATGAAAAATTAAATCAAAAAGAATTGTCAGAAAAAGTTGGAATATCTGTAGGACTAGTAAATAAAAATTTACAAGAATTAAAGCAAGATAGGTATATTGACAAAGATAATATTTTATATCACAGGGCGGAAATGCTATTAGAGG
Protein-coding regions in this window:
- a CDS encoding AEC family transporter encodes the protein MNFIEIFIKTIETQKVNTVIFSSLFIIMIGYYCRKKKIFGDNLAKVLTNIILSVSLPALAFKSFMVDINHEILHKGIGILIWSILVYVILILLSKLIYIKYDDNDSLRVLTIFGATTTFGIPIVIAIYGEQGALYSSIFNIGYRIFLYSYAYVKMSDVKMTKNNFKSMLLNPIIIATFLGLFLWVFQEYLPQVNISSINSMGKSVIKSFSILRVDNTFPQFYKVLSYLSGLASPIAWLAIGATLGSVNFKEAISDKKVWYYTFVKLIIVPFTNIICLILLRLIGMPIDLVGLGTIIIMMTTPPGTVTVAYAISNDKDPILASNTALLSTLWAVLMVPIWIIIVEILWSTGIFI